The Panacibacter microcysteis DNA window CATCAGGCAAATGGCGCATGATTATGGCTACCCCGAACTGGCTAAAAAAAGCGAGAGTTACGAGATCTGTTTTGTACCCGACAATGATTACCGCGGCTTCTTAAAACGCCGTGTAGACGGCCTGGAAGCCAATGTTGCAGGCGGATGGTTTACTGATAAGCATGGAAAGAAATTAGGCCAGCATAAAGGATATCCTTTTTACACCATCGGTCAACGCAAAGGGCTTGATATTGCGTTGGGCAAACCGGCGTATGTTACGGCAATTGACCCATCTACCAATACAGTGGTGCTGGGCGATGAAGGAGATCTTGCGCAGAATGATATGTATGTTACAAAGATCAACTGGATGAAGTATGATGGTGTAACAGACGGCATGGAAGCGTTTACCAAAATCCGTTATAAAGACAAGGGCGCTTTTAGCAATCTTTATGCTACGGAGAATGGTATCCGGGTACGCTTTTATGAGCATGTAAAAAGTATTGCCCCGGGTCAGAGTGCTGTTTTTTACGAAGGTGATGAAGTGATTGGCGGCGGTGTTATTCAACGCGGCCAGCTTATATAGATGTCTTTGAGAGATTAGCCCCCGCTTTGCGTGGGCTAATCTTCTGAATACTACTCCACAATAATTTTAAACTTTTCTGTTTTGCTGCCCACCAGTTCCAGCATATACATTCCTTTTGCCAAAGCCGGCAAGGATAATTGTACCACGCCGGATTGGTTAACCAGATTTTGGGTAAACACCTGCCTGCCATTCAGGTCTGCAATACGCACCGCTTTAAACACATCTTTCATTGCCAGTGTAATACTGTTATTGGTAATTATGGTAGGATAAACCTGGTTATAAGCAATGCCATTTATTAAGTCATTATCTGTTTGTGCAGCAACTGCAGCCTGCACACCAATTTTATACACGGTTCCGTTTAGCGAGGCTGCATACATTTCGCCGCTTTCATCTTCCCCAAACGATACAATAGCTGCCGGTACATTTTTCTGCGTGCTAATGTTGAAACCGCCGGCACCGTTGGAAATAATCTTCCAGGCATTGGCGGTTATGTAATCGGCACAAATGTAATAGCCACGCAAAGCAGGGATGGCACTGCCCCGGTACACATAACCACCTGTTACAGAAAAGCCGCCTGACGTTGTATTATGCGGGTAAGCCAGGATAGGAAAAGTATAGTTGCCCGGAAGATTACAGCTATCCAGGTTGTAGGTGTTATTGCC harbors:
- the mnmA gene encoding tRNA 2-thiouridine(34) synthase MnmA translates to MSRKGKVLVAMSGGIDSTVTALMLHHEGYEVVGITMKTWDYATSGGGHKETGCCNLDSFNDARAAAVQHGFPHFILDIREEFGDFVIENFVEEYMAGRTPNPCVMCNTHIKWRALLKRANALNCDFIATGHYANVFRAGNGRYTISKGLDETKDQSYVLWGLDQELLSRTIMPLGKYRKTAIRQMAHDYGYPELAKKSESYEICFVPDNDYRGFLKRRVDGLEANVAGGWFTDKHGKKLGQHKGYPFYTIGQRKGLDIALGKPAYVTAIDPSTNTVVLGDEGDLAQNDMYVTKINWMKYDGVTDGMEAFTKIRYKDKGAFSNLYATENGIRVRFYEHVKSIAPGQSAVFYEGDEVIGGGVIQRGQLI